One part of the Mesomycoplasma conjunctivae genome encodes these proteins:
- a CDS encoding sigma-70 family RNA polymerase sigma factor encodes MKAKPKDKTEKSIRRFYNKVIAEYSNLITACSKQVIYKFPNIPLSWEDLYNHSLPYTVELYKKFNPELGIPISNYLIHNLKLHMMWYCNSFMTKNSQILNHAVSIDELYDNPHFSSNDFDDEFEIKDIFQRITSGMDEIERKIFHCHFLEDKTTKEISHITGITSQKINKIIQKFQEKIESYIL; translated from the coding sequence ATGAAAGCTAAACCTAAAGACAAAACCGAAAAGAGTATAAGAAGATTTTATAATAAAGTTATTGCCGAATATTCTAATTTAATTACCGCATGTTCTAAGCAAGTTATATATAAATTTCCAAACATTCCACTATCATGAGAAGATTTATATAATCATTCTTTGCCTTATACAGTTGAGTTATACAAAAAATTTAATCCTGAATTAGGAATTCCCATTTCCAACTATTTGATACATAATTTAAAATTACATATGATGTGGTATTGCAACTCATTTATGACTAAAAATAGTCAAATTCTTAATCATGCAGTCTCAATTGATGAGCTTTATGACAATCCGCATTTTTCTAGCAATGATTTTGACGATGAATTTGAAATTAAAGATATTTTTCAAAGAATTACAAGTGGTATGGATGAAATTGAAAGAAAAATTTTTCACTGTCACTTTTTAGAAGACAAAACTACCAAAGAAATATCACATATAACAGGTATAACTTCACAGAAAATTAATAAAATAATTCAAAAATTTCAAGAGAAAATCGAGAGCTATATATTATAA
- a CDS encoding Mbov_0399 family ICE element protein: MKFKIIAINLSIITPLLMFSQANNISIDQKPEHKNQKEQIKISYAFPGVKFDAKSFYFDWKNNDKNIKISLQEYLNNSDNIKGNYELGKRTKSVQKRTQICTYGQQCPNWFYSTLDTPHANLENPFKIEGTTNLAKLKENKLLAQDAKGNKIDMSQYLQSDIDEKFAKYKLNKDLIEISDVEFKVGFEIDNQVVNPIFQVVFNFYPLLIKQENQELDQLFSKLQRDFNNSVLDNGKFRLWWPKSHNDYSISDQWEDQENFLKQIKTKIDNFSNNYDLKKFDSYIYYKFLDDRKLAFSLKVFDKQSNSYSELPINSNVLIHWDYDSQLLKEATKNRLKIYPSKIYKDGTGLENDKVVVWKNSSTQQTENQANKTYGGKLEFHNDVVIKFITKPDENEVLLVNGKVASVVDKVFTAKLADERIFGNGNEFKVQIIEYSQTKDKSQNQKEIKSIYEIDIIINHIPPILSITSFGWNIDDNLKDKQLISPFLLDNQGQNILDNQGNFIENKDFNPKINLQTGVEKEIIWVPKQILPKTFANSSYQGLFNIFLNKNNVDDGFIIELNILKQAANLDLNNFGNTNNIESKIFEIDFDQNNNVQIRKLENTFADQNYSRFFSSTGNWLIQTQNESGINSFKILSIGQDENNKLANNLYENKDVLLFWNSKPGVELFKFLKNKNLSKKQIFQLNYEQILQYWRTLVNEDITKQTLNNNYIFNKLPNFSLEWILDKIRLEGKKQFYLNPKNNKKILDTLIGPDLSSKFQITFKNIQETTDNRFNFDIIIRPLNQNYIRLYNDRITAQNANIYQSNSLLNKEKIKVNIPKFKNDINTFVKELEKNNSILNILNTKFVEENNSIFLALKLKPEFTKNYQLTENKHLINHQENQYIDIFKNLKLEQINLSGIDNLEQAKQFIHQQIYDNWESKNWKFEQDWNIENFYSILEKAINGLESSNTNLDKIFNLRLTTNPDSNNMIFGSKNIQLINVVANKENSSINNLSSINLEKIEIKPKNSDNIGKLIKKELKDYFLNQKVDFDSYFQISQLDKIVENFKNNPTLKSQDIVIKPLSLQVTGTKNIKVINLSNSEENDENIKTNSLIKKSDYYSLIPIGVIITLGIALLIFWLYNKFVAKFKK, encoded by the coding sequence ATGAAGTTCAAAATTATAGCAATTAATTTATCTATTATCACTCCACTTCTCATGTTTTCTCAAGCAAATAATATATCTATTGATCAAAAGCCAGAACATAAAAATCAAAAAGAACAAATTAAAATAAGTTATGCTTTTCCTGGAGTCAAATTTGATGCCAAAAGCTTTTATTTTGATTGAAAAAATAATGATAAAAATATTAAAATTAGTTTACAAGAATATCTCAATAATAGTGACAATATTAAGGGGAATTATGAGTTAGGAAAAAGAACAAAAAGTGTTCAAAAAAGAACACAAATATGTACTTATGGTCAACAATGTCCTAATTGATTTTATAGCACATTAGATACCCCTCATGCCAATCTAGAAAACCCTTTTAAAATTGAGGGCACAACTAATTTAGCTAAGCTAAAAGAAAATAAATTACTAGCCCAAGATGCAAAAGGAAATAAAATTGATATGAGTCAATATTTGCAATCAGATATTGATGAAAAATTTGCAAAATATAAGCTAAATAAAGATTTAATAGAAATATCTGATGTTGAATTCAAAGTTGGATTTGAAATTGATAATCAAGTTGTTAACCCTATTTTTCAGGTCGTTTTTAATTTTTATCCCTTGTTGATAAAACAAGAAAATCAAGAATTAGATCAATTATTTTCCAAACTACAAAGAGATTTTAACAACTCTGTATTAGATAATGGTAAATTTCGTCTTTGATGACCAAAAAGCCACAATGACTATTCCATTTCTGACCAATGAGAAGATCAGGAAAATTTTTTAAAGCAGATAAAAACTAAAATTGATAATTTTAGTAATAATTATGATTTAAAAAAGTTTGACTCTTATATTTATTATAAATTTCTAGATGATAGAAAGTTAGCTTTTTCACTTAAAGTTTTTGACAAACAAAGCAATAGTTATAGTGAATTACCAATAAATTCAAATGTTTTAATCCACTGAGATTATGACTCTCAATTATTAAAAGAAGCAACAAAAAACAGACTAAAAATATATCCTAGCAAAATATACAAAGATGGTACAGGCTTAGAAAATGATAAGGTAGTAGTTTGAAAAAATTCATCCACTCAACAAACAGAAAACCAAGCAAATAAAACATATGGCGGCAAATTAGAGTTCCATAATGATGTAGTAATAAAATTTATAACTAAACCAGATGAAAATGAAGTTTTGCTAGTAAATGGCAAGGTAGCAAGTGTTGTAGACAAGGTGTTTACTGCTAAACTTGCTGATGAGAGAATATTTGGAAATGGTAATGAATTTAAAGTTCAAATTATAGAATATTCACAGACAAAAGATAAAAGTCAAAATCAAAAAGAAATAAAATCTATTTATGAAATAGACATCATAATCAATCATATTCCACCAATTTTAAGCATCACATCTTTTGGTTGAAATATTGATGATAATTTAAAGGATAAACAGCTTATTAGTCCATTTTTATTAGATAATCAAGGACAAAATATCCTTGATAATCAAGGAAATTTTATCGAAAATAAAGATTTTAATCCTAAAATAAACCTTCAAACTGGAGTAGAAAAGGAAATAATTTGAGTTCCTAAGCAAATATTACCTAAAACATTTGCAAATTCTAGTTATCAAGGATTATTTAATATTTTTTTAAATAAAAATAATGTTGATGATGGCTTTATAATTGAGTTAAACATTTTAAAGCAAGCAGCCAATTTAGATCTAAATAATTTTGGGAATACAAATAATATTGAAAGCAAAATATTTGAAATAGACTTTGACCAAAACAATAATGTACAAATTAGAAAACTAGAAAACACCTTTGCAGACCAAAATTATAGCCGATTCTTTTCTTCAACTGGTAATTGATTAATCCAAACTCAAAATGAAAGTGGAATTAATAGTTTTAAAATACTTTCAATTGGTCAAGATGAAAACAACAAATTAGCAAACAACTTGTATGAAAATAAAGATGTTTTACTTTTTTGAAATTCAAAACCCGGAGTTGAATTATTTAAATTTTTAAAAAATAAAAATTTGTCTAAAAAACAAATTTTCCAACTAAATTACGAACAAATATTACAATATTGAAGAACGTTAGTAAATGAAGATATTACAAAACAAACCTTGAATAATAATTATATTTTCAATAAATTACCTAACTTTTCATTAGAGTGAATACTTGATAAAATTAGACTGGAAGGAAAAAAACAATTTTATTTAAACCCAAAAAACAATAAAAAAATATTAGATACTTTAATAGGTCCTGATTTATCAAGTAAATTTCAAATAACCTTTAAAAATATACAAGAAACAACAGACAATAGGTTCAATTTTGACATTATTATCAGGCCCTTAAATCAAAATTATATTCGCCTTTATAATGATAGAATCACTGCTCAAAATGCAAACATTTACCAATCAAATAGTCTGTTAAATAAAGAAAAAATAAAGGTAAATATACCTAAATTTAAAAACGATATAAATACTTTTGTAAAAGAATTAGAAAAAAATAATTCTATTTTAAATATTTTAAATACAAAATTTGTTGAAGAAAATAATTCTATTTTTTTAGCACTAAAATTAAAACCAGAGTTTACCAAAAATTACCAATTAACTGAAAACAAACATTTAATTAATCATCAAGAAAATCAATATATTGACATTTTTAAAAATCTCAAATTAGAGCAAATTAATTTATCTGGTATTGATAATTTAGAACAAGCAAAACAGTTTATTCATCAACAAATTTATGATAATTGAGAATCAAAAAATTGAAAATTTGAACAAGATTGAAACATTGAAAATTTCTATTCAATATTAGAAAAAGCGATAAATGGCTTAGAAAGTAGTAACACTAATCTTGATAAAATATTTAATTTGCGTTTGACAACAAATCCTGATTCAAACAATATGATTTTTGGAAGCAAAAATATCCAATTAATAAATGTGGTAGCTAACAAAGAAAATTCAAGTATTAATAATTTATCCTCGATAAATTTAGAAAAAATAGAAATAAAACCTAAAAATTCAGATAATATTGGAAAATTAATAAAAAAAGAACTAAAAGATTATTTTTTAAATCAGAAGGTAGATTTTGATAGCTATTTTCAAATTAGCCAACTAGACAAAATAGTTGAAAATTTTAAAAATAATCCGACTCTTAAGTCACAAGATATTGTTATAAAACCTCTTTCTCTTCAGGTGACAGGAACAAAAAATATTAAAGTTATAAATCTGTCTAATTCTGAAGAAAATGATGAAAATATTAAGACAAATTCGCTAATTAAAAAAAGTGATTATTACTCATTAATTCCAATAGGAGTGATTATAACTTTAGGGATAGCTTTATTGATTTTTTGATTATACAATAAATTTGTAGCTAAATTTAAAAAGTAG
- the rlmB gene encoding 23S rRNA (guanosine(2251)-2'-O)-methyltransferase RlmB has translation MVKFICGKHSLLEAIENNIPFKFIYLTKKPTEALLAKQNYQIVPMSFLNQLTTSNHQGYVGQIEPIRFYPLEVLQKEQPNYLLILDHIQDPYNLGAIIRSANAMGVKHIILPNKRASKITEVSLKVSSGGFVGIKFIEVNSLSTAIEKLKKWGFWVYASALDKSSLEIDSVNLNTPAAIIVGSESKGVSKTILKQADEIFYIPMFGSVQSLNVSVATGIILFNLLKKVR, from the coding sequence ATGGTTAAATTTATATGTGGAAAACATTCCTTACTTGAAGCAATAGAAAATAATATCCCTTTTAAATTTATTTATTTGACTAAAAAACCAACTGAAGCTTTATTAGCAAAGCAAAATTATCAAATTGTGCCAATGAGTTTTTTGAATCAGTTGACTACCAGCAATCATCAAGGATATGTTGGTCAAATCGAGCCTATTAGGTTTTATCCGCTTGAAGTTTTACAAAAAGAGCAACCAAACTACCTCTTAATACTCGATCATATTCAAGATCCTTACAATTTAGGTGCAATTATTCGAAGTGCCAATGCTATGGGAGTAAAACACATCATATTGCCAAATAAAAGAGCATCAAAAATCACTGAGGTAAGTTTAAAAGTCTCATCTGGAGGTTTCGTGGGTATTAAATTTATAGAAGTAAATTCCTTGTCAACCGCGATAGAAAAGCTGAAAAAATGAGGTTTTTGAGTTTATGCATCAGCACTTGATAAGTCAAGTTTAGAAATCGATTCTGTAAATTTAAACACTCCGGCGGCCATAATAGTTGGCTCTGAATCAAAAGGAGTTAGCAAAACTATTTTAAAACAAGCAGATGAGATTTTTTATATCCCTATGTTCGGTAGTGTTCAATCACTCAATGTTTCTGTTGCAACAGGTATAATTTTATTTAATTTATTAAAAAAAGTGAGATAA
- the secE gene encoding preprotein translocase subunit SecE codes for MKLTKKTKNNKKKYYFRLFWKEMKRVKWPSGSFTFKSYGKVILFNIVLMVIFFIIVVVATLLWNRTGVGF; via the coding sequence ATGAAGTTAACCAAGAAAACTAAAAATAATAAGAAAAAATATTATTTTAGATTATTTTGGAAGGAAATGAAAAGAGTAAAATGACCAAGTGGTTCATTTACTTTTAAAAGCTATGGAAAAGTTATTTTATTTAACATAGTTTTAATGGTGATTTTTTTCATTATTGTAGTGGTAGCAACTCTTTTATGAAATAGAACAGGTGTAGGTTTTTAA
- a CDS encoding Mbov_0395 family pilin-like conjugal transfer protein yields MNKFINNIILFSGTNPVGSQGLSQLSTQLQNWLKYLTNIGMPVIAGILIVSVIFFATMLAISHDAEKREKWKKALIWSTIGFVIILVVLGLSALIISVASSAATGRS; encoded by the coding sequence ATGAATAAGTTTATCAACAATATTATATTATTTAGCGGTACAAATCCTGTTGGTTCGCAAGGTTTATCTCAACTATCAACACAACTGCAAAATTGACTAAAATATTTAACAAATATTGGAATGCCAGTTATTGCCGGTATTCTAATTGTTTCAGTAATATTTTTTGCAACTATGCTTGCAATTTCTCATGATGCTGAAAAACGCGAAAAGTGAAAAAAAGCACTAATTTGATCAACAATTGGATTTGTGATTATTTTAGTAGTTCTTGGTTTATCAGCTCTCATCATTAGTGTTGCTTCAAGTGCGGCAACCGGTAGAAGTTAA
- a CDS encoding Mbov_0396 family ICE element transmembrane protein, with protein MFGFFTGIINAITYPFFLLGWYLFVYIPLALIAFFNLVFQQLGLEIIVRVIFQKGKFSFQDLPVGFWVFVFVALAMGFVLFVAKFVKFLVARKENPGEEIVSMTRGVFVSFAFAFLFPILLFASLIILQMLLDLVNQYVRGNSSLTYLIVKSSTDKISESEVVRISKDFRPPGYDSYTRFHSGEAIQLVLTLGIASLVISFILGISFISWFVAGAQLFMNFLTMPLWIANSIWDNGKQIKLWVKSFFGQLASLIVYQTSFNIFLIWLSSTLFIADSMNFREAGSNEFLYKFFVKLAFIIGGGIAIITFTKQIASQFGQGNLVGYQQRLASSALKVAGVSAGAIGGFMLKMRGRSGDGNKKANGIFSDSSKILPSVNGISSSQSQGLNWRGLMMTGLAVGSGIAAASQGTKMWKRSNNDEQLNIKHNKTANQNKEHSKTKQNPNFLLIGNVDDTIKSTSVNEKNDKSKTDSPKVSEQAWNPSKNKLKTEEKQIESTQNYDPIINEQAKTSISSPKIKNNSQKEQEKTKTENDENDKSNLTKKE; from the coding sequence ATGTTTGGCTTTTTTACTGGAATAATTAATGCTATTACCTATCCTTTTTTCTTGTTAGGATGATATCTTTTTGTTTATATTCCTCTGGCATTAATTGCATTTTTTAACTTAGTTTTTCAACAACTAGGTCTTGAAATTATTGTAAGAGTAATTTTTCAAAAAGGTAAATTTAGTTTCCAAGACTTGCCTGTTGGATTTTGAGTCTTTGTTTTTGTTGCTTTAGCAATGGGATTTGTCTTATTTGTTGCCAAATTTGTAAAATTTTTAGTTGCAAGAAAGGAAAATCCTGGCGAAGAAATCGTCTCCATGACTAGAGGAGTGTTTGTTTCTTTTGCTTTTGCCTTTTTATTTCCAATTTTACTTTTTGCAAGTTTAATTATTTTACAGATGTTACTCGATCTTGTAAATCAATATGTTAGAGGCAACTCTAGCTTAACATATTTAATTGTAAAATCATCTACCGACAAAATAAGCGAATCTGAAGTAGTAAGGATTTCTAAAGATTTTCGTCCTCCAGGTTACGACTCATACACCAGATTTCATAGTGGCGAGGCGATCCAGTTAGTTTTAACTTTAGGTATTGCTTCGCTAGTGATTAGCTTTATTTTAGGTATAAGTTTTATTTCTTGATTTGTAGCAGGTGCACAACTATTTATGAATTTTCTTACAATGCCGCTCTGAATTGCCAATAGTATTTGGGATAATGGCAAGCAAATTAAGCTATGAGTGAAGTCGTTTTTTGGGCAACTAGCCTCCTTAATTGTTTACCAAACAAGTTTTAATATTTTTCTAATTTGACTATCATCGACATTATTTATTGCTGATTCAATGAATTTTAGAGAAGCTGGCTCTAACGAATTTTTATACAAATTCTTTGTTAAACTAGCTTTTATAATAGGAGGTGGAATTGCTATTATAACCTTTACCAAGCAAATAGCATCACAATTTGGTCAAGGAAATCTTGTAGGTTATCAACAAAGATTGGCAAGCTCAGCCCTAAAAGTTGCAGGAGTTTCAGCGGGTGCCATAGGTGGTTTTATGTTGAAAATGAGAGGTAGAAGCGGAGATGGTAATAAAAAAGCAAATGGTATTTTTAGTGATAGCTCAAAAATACTACCTAGTGTAAATGGAATTTCAAGTAGTCAATCACAAGGTTTAAATTGACGCGGCTTGATGATGACAGGTTTAGCAGTGGGAAGCGGAATTGCTGCTGCTTCTCAAGGAACAAAAATGTGAAAAAGATCCAATAATGATGAGCAACTAAATATAAAACATAATAAAACAGCTAACCAAAACAAAGAACACTCTAAAACAAAACAAAATCCTAATTTTTTACTTATAGGAAATGTAGATGATACCATAAAATCGACATCTGTCAATGAAAAAAATGATAAATCAAAAACTGACTCACCTAAAGTCTCTGAACAAGCATGAAATCCTTCAAAAAACAAGCTAAAAACTGAAGAAAAACAAATAGAATCTACTCAAAATTATGATCCAATAATTAACGAGCAAGCTAAAACTTCAATTTCTAGTCCAAAAATAAAGAACAATTCACAAAAAGAGCAAGAAAAAACAAAAACTGAAAATGATGAAAATGATAAATCAAATTTGACAAAAAAAGAATAA
- the nusG gene encoding transcription termination/antitermination protein NusG, with protein sequence MKAFFKWYMISTISNKEDTAITLLKNRIEHEGPEMKAHFKEIIKFDVPYYAEKENTQEKKIKYQNLYKGYFFIKMDMNDQAWYIVRNTQYITGLVGSHGRGAKPTPISDRHFKKMKDNWEQIINDFKQYKGITLKIKIDDLVKIIDGPFNGDIGRVVAISDDRKVIDVELDNVFGKKAITSFDYKVVEKFEN encoded by the coding sequence ATGAAAGCATTTTTTAAGTGATACATGATATCAACAATCTCTAATAAAGAAGATACAGCAATTACTTTGTTAAAAAATCGAATTGAACATGAAGGCCCTGAAATGAAGGCGCATTTCAAGGAAATTATCAAATTTGATGTTCCATATTATGCAGAAAAAGAAAATACTCAAGAGAAAAAAATTAAATATCAAAATCTTTATAAAGGTTATTTTTTCATAAAAATGGATATGAATGATCAAGCCTGATATATTGTCAGAAACACACAATATATTACAGGTTTAGTAGGTTCTCATGGTCGTGGAGCAAAACCTACACCAATTTCTGATAGACACTTTAAGAAAATGAAGGATAATTGAGAACAAATTATCAATGATTTTAAACAATATAAAGGTATTACATTAAAAATAAAAATCGATGATTTAGTAAAAATCATCGATGGCCCTTTTAATGGTGATATCGGTAGAGTTGTTGCTATCAGTGATGATAGAAAAGTTATTGATGTTGAACTAGATAATGTTTTTGGTAAAAAAGCAATTACTTCTTTTGACTATAAAGTTGTTGAAAAGTTTGAAAATTAA
- a CDS encoding Mbov_0397 family ICE element conjugal transfer ATPase, producing MKLQNKRIKSVQIHIFRNITLLDLPIILFLFFVSVSIGFTVNDNLFILWKILISFTLFMTTSFPLVKYYKSWALKGYKIVWYFLLYQSRPKRHIRNSKTSANTVNLVPYIKAKNKTIQISGGFFAGVEIKGQDIFSIGSEKIEQIMHKLTIALNAINSKITIVKIAQENDLSKNMIFFEQNKHLCQQKFDQDFCANYQEDIKNFGSYLHHKYFIIIYEKSNNSLLQQLNLLHSNLINSGFANNILNSEELLNVHLKIINFSDFLTDEEINYIHQGDNIAKYVAQKEIKWKPEYFQINDLYFSIQSINEYPFQLPLGWASQLFSSNSNVIWHLTRLTSQQKESSFSKGARNLESNMNEKFNIVQKSKSKIERMALEQIIDVAGSAKEEIFYSTFLFLSVSNTIKGLKELEIENKNNLKNIGATINHLKYRQLQAFTQISFRYKNLLEEDIEMPASNISFGIPFTNRNFNDENFNIIGTTKNEYSPIFFDIFLQNQDRKNSNAFILGTSGAGKTTMTKKIILYNQMIDNITIVLDPQNEYWKLAQFSKGQIINFGGDNTTLFNPLQIQKVFNPKFKEISKYHFNNYETIALHLNTLERFFTILFPNLSHKMIIAIVDSVQKIYKKEGFYLKEVDITKLNSHDYPTISDLIREVKESDFDYLLPQEKATILASLNYEFGDLGKLNHLFNGVASEINLQNLLTIFNVSTLMHLEKRIYQAGFFLILSFIEGQIAANIQNDKKIILVVDEAHKFIDESNMIALDFLFKITKTIRKYNGSIVITTQNPGDFAISGEFARKSESIIENCQYAFFFNLKNNDIEKVDKLFSASGGLTNEEKYFISYAQVGDFIFFVNANERYLCSSYYNSGEKHLFFDQGNRFLKITNDYEVQNYSN from the coding sequence ATGAAATTACAAAATAAACGTATAAAATCCGTGCAAATTCATATTTTTAGAAATATAACTTTGCTTGATTTACCAATAATTTTATTTTTATTTTTTGTTTCTGTTAGTATAGGTTTTACTGTTAATGACAATCTGTTTATTTTATGAAAAATTCTTATTTCATTTACTTTGTTTATGACAACATCTTTTCCTTTAGTAAAATACTATAAAAGTTGAGCACTTAAAGGTTATAAGATAGTCTGGTATTTTCTTCTCTACCAATCAAGACCTAAGCGTCACATTAGAAATTCAAAAACCAGTGCTAATACAGTAAATTTAGTCCCATATATTAAAGCTAAAAATAAAACTATTCAAATTAGTGGTGGTTTTTTTGCTGGGGTAGAAATCAAGGGTCAAGATATTTTTAGTATAGGTTCAGAAAAAATTGAACAAATTATGCATAAATTAACTATTGCACTAAATGCTATAAATAGTAAAATTACCATTGTAAAAATAGCACAAGAAAATGACTTAAGTAAAAATATGATTTTTTTTGAACAAAACAAACATCTTTGTCAACAAAAATTTGACCAAGATTTTTGTGCAAACTATCAAGAAGACATCAAAAATTTTGGCTCATATTTGCACCATAAATATTTTATTATTATTTATGAAAAATCAAACAATTCTCTTTTGCAACAACTAAATCTGTTACACTCCAACTTAATCAATTCTGGTTTTGCTAACAATATACTAAATTCTGAAGAGCTATTAAATGTTCATTTAAAAATCATTAATTTTAGTGATTTTTTAACTGATGAAGAAATAAATTATATCCATCAAGGTGATAATATAGCCAAATATGTTGCACAAAAAGAGATTAAATGAAAACCAGAATATTTTCAGATTAATGATCTATACTTTTCAATTCAAAGTATAAATGAATACCCATTTCAGTTGCCACTTGGTTGAGCCTCGCAATTATTTTCTTCAAATAGTAATGTGATTTGACACTTGACTAGATTAACCAGCCAACAAAAAGAAAGCAGTTTTAGCAAGGGAGCTAGAAATTTGGAATCAAATATGAATGAAAAATTTAATATTGTTCAAAAATCTAAATCAAAAATTGAAAGAATGGCTCTTGAACAAATTATAGATGTCGCTGGTAGTGCAAAAGAGGAAATTTTTTACTCAACTTTTCTCTTCTTAAGTGTCTCTAACACAATAAAAGGTTTGAAGGAACTCGAAATTGAAAATAAAAATAATTTAAAAAATATTGGGGCTACAATTAACCACCTAAAATATAGACAATTGCAAGCTTTTACGCAAATTTCTTTTAGATACAAAAATTTACTTGAAGAAGATATCGAAATGCCAGCGAGCAATATTTCTTTTGGCATTCCTTTTACTAACAGAAATTTTAATGATGAAAATTTTAATATCATAGGTACAACTAAAAATGAATATAGTCCTATATTTTTCGACATTTTTTTGCAAAACCAAGATAGAAAAAATTCTAATGCTTTTATTTTAGGAACTTCTGGAGCTGGAAAAACTACAATGACCAAAAAAATTATACTTTATAATCAAATGATAGATAATATCACAATCGTTTTAGATCCTCAAAACGAATATTGAAAACTTGCACAATTTAGTAAAGGACAAATTATCAACTTTGGTGGTGACAACACCACGCTGTTTAACCCCCTACAAATTCAAAAAGTATTTAATCCTAAGTTTAAAGAAATTAGCAAATATCATTTTAATAACTATGAAACTATAGCACTACACCTAAATACACTTGAGAGATTTTTTACAATCTTGTTTCCAAATTTAAGTCACAAAATGATTATTGCCATTGTCGATAGCGTGCAAAAAATCTATAAAAAAGAAGGTTTTTATTTAAAGGAAGTTGATATCACCAAGCTAAATAGTCATGACTACCCCACCATTAGTGATCTGATTAGGGAGGTAAAAGAAAGTGATTTTGATTATTTATTACCGCAAGAAAAAGCAACAATTTTAGCTTCTCTTAATTACGAATTTGGCGATCTTGGAAAATTAAACCATTTATTTAATGGTGTTGCTAGTGAAATAAATCTTCAAAATTTGCTAACTATTTTTAATGTATCTACTTTAATGCATTTAGAAAAACGGATTTATCAAGCTGGATTTTTCCTTATTTTATCATTTATTGAGGGTCAAATCGCTGCCAATATTCAAAATGATAAAAAAATTATTTTAGTTGTTGATGAAGCTCATAAATTTATTGATGAGTCCAATATGATTGCACTTGACTTTTTATTCAAAATTACAAAGACAATAAGAAAATACAATGGATCAATAGTAATTACAACACAAAATCCTGGTGATTTTGCCATTAGTGGTGAGTTTGCTAGAAAAAGTGAATCGATCATTGAAAATTGTCAATATGCCTTCTTTTTTAACTTAAAAAACAATGACATTGAAAAAGTCGACAAGTTGTTTTCGGCTTCTGGTGGACTAACAAATGAAGAAAAATATTTTATTTCTTATGCTCAGGTAGGTGATTTTATCTTTTTTGTAAACGCTAATGAAAGATATTTATGTTCAAGCTATTACAATAGTGGGGAAAAACATTTATTTTTTGACCAAGGTAATAGATTTCTAAAGATAACTAACGATTATGAAGTTCAAAATTATAGCAATTAA
- the rpmG gene encoding 50S ribosomal protein L33: MKKKISMSCQSCGNKNYSLNKSNLARLVIKKFCKKCNLSTMHKEEK, from the coding sequence ATGAAGAAAAAAATTTCGATGAGTTGTCAATCTTGTGGTAATAAAAATTACTCACTTAACAAGTCAAATTTAGCTAGACTAGTTATTAAAAAGTTTTGTAAAAAATGCAACTTATCAACAATGCACAAGGAAGAAAAATAG